In Gracilimonas sp., a single window of DNA contains:
- a CDS encoding helix-turn-helix domain-containing protein, translating to MADVILTNICTTNDFEAFERRLFNELKSFKELHANNQEWFTSKEAMEYLRIKETKLYNLISKGIIKQYELDGSKRYNRNELYEVLKNDTL from the coding sequence ATGGCAGATGTAATTTTAACAAACATATGCACAACTAATGATTTTGAGGCTTTTGAACGAAGATTATTTAATGAGTTGAAGAGCTTCAAAGAACTCCATGCAAACAACCAGGAATGGTTTACATCAAAAGAAGCAATGGAGTATCTCAGAATAAAAGAAACCAAACTTTACAATTTGATAAGTAAAGGAATAATAAAACAATATGAATTAGATGGAAGCAAGAGATATAACCGCAATGAACTTTATGAGGTATTGAAAAATGATACATTATAG
- a CDS encoding ATP-binding protein — protein MFNKATRKGKFIKLAITGPAGSGKTYSALRLAKGISENGKIALIDTENESASLYATDFDFDVVNVEAPYEINKLVQPVKTALEQKYDTLVIDSATHFWNGILEYKTKLDKRGGNSFANWSDANVHYDLFLRAILFSKIHVIVCMRSKMEYVLQENEKGKAVPQKIGMAPIMRDGVEYEFTTVFDLDMNHQAMASKDRTNIFGDSIFQVTEETGELFSHWLNENQQTQRLEEEILNLE, from the coding sequence ATGTTTAACAAAGCAACGAGAAAAGGAAAATTTATAAAACTAGCTATCACTGGCCCAGCAGGATCAGGGAAAACTTATTCAGCTTTACGGCTGGCAAAAGGGATATCAGAGAATGGCAAAATAGCCCTCATTGACACTGAAAATGAAAGTGCATCCTTGTATGCAACAGATTTTGATTTTGATGTGGTCAATGTGGAAGCACCTTACGAAATCAATAAGCTGGTTCAGCCTGTTAAAACAGCTCTGGAACAGAAGTATGATACGTTAGTTATTGATTCTGCGACTCACTTCTGGAATGGTATTCTGGAATATAAAACTAAACTAGACAAGAGGGGAGGGAACAGCTTTGCTAATTGGTCTGATGCCAATGTGCATTATGATTTATTTTTAAGAGCAATCCTGTTTTCTAAGATTCATGTGATTGTATGCATGAGAAGTAAAATGGAATATGTGCTTCAGGAAAATGAGAAAGGGAAGGCCGTACCTCAAAAAATTGGCATGGCTCCGATTATGAGGGATGGGGTAGAGTATGAATTTACTACTGTCTTTGACTTGGACATGAATCATCAGGCAATGGCAAGTAAAGATCGTACTAATATCTTTGGGGATTCAATATTTCAGGTTACTGAAGAGACAGGTGAATTATTCAGCCACTGGCTTAATGAAAATCAACAAACTCAGAGATTAGAAGAAGAAATACTCAATCTGGAATAA
- a CDS encoding siphovirus Gp157 family protein codes for MSNSHIKTPTKTKESLFQIGEHFYALESLLIENEGEIDDTIDQWLEEYIAKESDKIDAYCYLIQKFQEIAEEAKRLAERSSIYNKKTKSMKDRLKHYLERRGRDKVETNKFTITVCQNGGKQPIKVFDEVNPEKLPDQFVRVYREPDLDGIRTALLNDDEDALKIATLLPRGTHLRIK; via the coding sequence ATGTCCAATTCACACATAAAAACACCAACAAAAACAAAAGAATCTCTATTTCAGATTGGAGAGCACTTTTACGCCCTTGAATCTCTGCTTATAGAGAATGAAGGAGAGATTGACGATACCATAGACCAGTGGCTTGAAGAGTACATCGCTAAAGAATCTGATAAGATTGACGCCTACTGCTACCTGATTCAAAAATTTCAGGAGATAGCAGAAGAGGCTAAACGATTAGCCGAAAGATCTTCTATCTACAACAAAAAAACCAAGAGTATGAAGGACAGGCTTAAACATTACCTGGAACGTAGAGGAAGGGATAAAGTGGAAACCAATAAGTTCACTATTACCGTATGTCAGAATGGAGGAAAACAACCCATCAAAGTTTTTGATGAAGTTAATCCAGAAAAGTTGCCAGATCAGTTTGTAAGAGTTTATCGGGAGCCAGATCTCGATGGAATTAGGACTGCTCTTTTAAATGATGATGAAGATGCACTAAAAATTGCAACACTACTGCCAAGAGGCACTCACTTAAGAATTAAATAA
- a CDS encoding helix-turn-helix transcriptional regulator, with protein sequence MKKADGLNIALGNTVKVLRNNKGLTQEELAERCDTSAVYISEIERGIKQPTFRTVYIISKALDLKLHQFVKKVESNLTNED encoded by the coding sequence GTGAAAAAAGCAGACGGATTAAATATCGCACTTGGTAATACTGTAAAAGTCCTTAGAAATAATAAGGGCTTAACTCAGGAAGAATTAGCAGAAAGATGTGATACCAGTGCCGTGTATATCTCAGAAATTGAACGCGGGATAAAGCAGCCTACATTTCGTACAGTTTATATCATTTCAAAAGCTCTGGATTTGAAACTCCACCAGTTTGTAAAGAAAGTGGAATCAAATCTTACAAACGAAGATTAG
- a CDS encoding DUF3871 family protein has translation MNNELIITENEAHTEHDNSSPFIEANTEKLELETIQREHIIPVFIKDNEPVISTPEFIDIAVGVTHHVFSGEHVIEPNIRVSHPIKGRIPEAKHKSASELLDHERTIYYERTAFVIQIPSISKTVNGNTLALTVGGIKAYNLDNLNRSKGAPEHFKIFVGFLNKVCTNLCVWNEGFCKTVKVSTPRQLEVAIFEMVTEFCDSGYFEKFGFWDQLGELELGEQQFANLIGRAKMYQQLPKAARDKLPDFLLNDSQISSITKEYYSNPNFGNPRGGSISLWNLYNLFTESNKSSYIDTFLDRGLNAHQFMSQLTSALVEEKEFWFLN, from the coding sequence ATGAATAATGAACTGATTATTACTGAGAATGAGGCCCATACTGAACATGATAACTCTTCACCCTTTATAGAAGCTAACACTGAAAAACTGGAATTGGAAACTATCCAACGTGAACACATTATACCCGTTTTTATTAAGGACAATGAGCCTGTTATTTCGACTCCTGAGTTTATAGATATAGCAGTTGGAGTTACTCATCATGTCTTTAGTGGTGAGCATGTTATAGAGCCAAATATCAGGGTTTCACACCCAATAAAAGGACGTATACCAGAGGCAAAGCACAAATCTGCGAGTGAACTTTTAGACCATGAGCGCACTATTTATTATGAGCGCACGGCTTTTGTGATCCAGATTCCTTCTATTTCTAAAACCGTTAATGGAAATACTCTGGCCTTAACAGTAGGAGGGATTAAAGCATATAATCTTGACAACCTCAACCGAAGTAAGGGGGCACCTGAACACTTTAAAATATTTGTGGGCTTTCTTAATAAAGTCTGTACCAACCTTTGTGTGTGGAATGAAGGTTTTTGTAAAACCGTAAAAGTTTCTACTCCACGACAGCTTGAAGTAGCCATTTTTGAAATGGTGACTGAATTCTGTGATTCAGGATATTTTGAAAAGTTTGGTTTTTGGGATCAGTTGGGAGAATTGGAGCTTGGAGAGCAACAGTTTGCCAATCTGATAGGCAGAGCTAAAATGTATCAGCAACTTCCAAAGGCAGCAAGAGATAAGCTGCCTGACTTTTTGCTCAATGATTCCCAAATCTCATCTATCACTAAGGAGTATTACAGTAATCCTAATTTTGGAAATCCCAGAGGTGGGAGTATCTCCCTTTGGAATCTGTATAACCTCTTCACGGAATCCAATAAATCATCCTATATCGATACTTTTTTGGATAGGGGACTCAATGCCCATCAATTTATGAGTCAGCTAACCAGTGCCCTGGTAGAGGAAAAGGAGTTTTGGTTCCTTAACTGA
- a CDS encoding RadC family protein — protein sequence MNKLKNITLSDSVPYCSISYSKDPVIENMPTISSSEEAYEFLMGVWDHGSISYKEEFAVVLLDNAKKVLGWAKISSGGATATIVDPAMVYQVALLSHAHSILLAHNHPSGILRASTADIHLTKRLKKAGRLLGIQVVDHLIISTSGYTSFMDKGLL from the coding sequence ATGAATAAACTTAAAAATATCACACTTTCTGATTCAGTGCCTTATTGCAGTATCAGCTACTCAAAAGACCCCGTGATTGAAAATATGCCAACAATTAGTAGCTCTGAAGAAGCATACGAATTCCTTATGGGAGTTTGGGATCATGGGAGCATAAGCTATAAAGAAGAGTTTGCCGTGGTATTACTCGACAATGCAAAAAAGGTATTAGGTTGGGCAAAGATTTCCAGTGGAGGCGCTACAGCAACCATTGTAGACCCTGCTATGGTTTATCAGGTTGCTCTTTTAAGTCATGCCCATTCAATTTTATTAGCTCACAATCATCCTTCAGGAATACTCAGAGCTTCTACGGCAGATATTCATCTTACTAAGCGACTCAAGAAAGCTGGAAGACTACTTGGTATTCAAGTTGTAGATCATCTGATTATCAGTACCTCTGGCTACACTTCTTTTATGGACAAAGGGTTGCTCTAA
- a CDS encoding SOS response-associated peptidase, giving the protein MCGRYVLYKELDEVNDFLNAIDSGKYRTPGKQGEFYLTPNYNVAPTSIMPVAFINDEGKRILEPMHWGFMGWKPKDGKKPFLPINTRDDSLTKKPMWSKAFIQRRCIVPVNGFYEWTGKKGNKTPHYIFPTEGKLMGFAGIYSNLAPDDKAAELSYSIITTSPNKVMEDIHDRMPVILHPTEFNDWLNPEHEDPNYLTEFLKPYPDDGIDEYIVSQAVGNVRNNESGLIEKADLFG; this is encoded by the coding sequence ATGTGTGGCAGATACGTCCTTTATAAAGAACTTGATGAAGTTAATGACTTCCTGAATGCTATTGACAGTGGGAAATACCGCACCCCAGGCAAACAGGGAGAATTTTACCTTACTCCAAATTACAATGTAGCCCCCACTTCCATTATGCCTGTTGCATTTATTAATGATGAGGGGAAACGAATTTTGGAACCAATGCACTGGGGGTTTATGGGATGGAAACCAAAAGATGGTAAGAAACCATTTTTACCAATTAATACTCGAGATGATTCTCTTACTAAAAAACCGATGTGGAGTAAAGCTTTTATTCAAAGAAGGTGTATAGTCCCAGTCAATGGTTTTTATGAATGGACAGGGAAAAAGGGAAATAAAACCCCACACTATATTTTCCCCACAGAAGGCAAACTTATGGGCTTTGCAGGTATTTATTCAAATCTGGCACCAGATGATAAGGCAGCAGAACTATCCTATTCCATTATAACCACTTCACCGAATAAGGTGATGGAGGATATTCATGATCGTATGCCTGTTATCCTGCATCCAACTGAATTTAATGATTGGTTAAATCCTGAGCACGAAGATCCGAACTATCTGACGGAGTTTTTGAAACCTTATCCTGATGATGGAATTGATGAGTATATCGTTTCTCAGGCTGTAGGTAATGTGCGAAATAACGAGTCAGGTCTTATTGAAAAAGCTGATTTATTCGGGTAG